The Streptomyces sp. NBC_00162 genome window below encodes:
- a CDS encoding family 2B encapsulin nanocompartment shell protein, whose translation MTAEAQPPLTSADDRQLSLSTAAARNLATTTKSVPQMQGISSRWLLRMLPWVDLGAGTYRVNRRLTHAVGRGRVSFVQAGADDVRILAPTLTELPTLKGYEDTAVLEELALRFVKRDLRAGDGLVEAGAPVDEVFIIAHGRFEKRAEGKYGGAELLGVVADGDQLGDDALGQTDPRWGYGVRASTAGTVMVLRWSSFQEVLGRAASLRTHLDQYVENGRRPVNRRGEADIELASGHAGEALLPATFVDYELRPREYELSLAQTVLQIHTRVADLYNDPMNQFEQQLRLTVEAMRERQESELLNNRDFGLLHNADYGQRISAWSGPPTPDDMDDLLSMRRGTKFFLAHPKAIAAFFRECNKRGLALDTVEVHGKQVPSWRGIPVLPCGKIPVVGGHTSSILALRTGEDNGGVIGLRPAAIPEQIEPGLNVRCMGIDQKSVMSYLVSSYYSAAILVPDAIGILENADIAATRS comes from the coding sequence ATGACCGCAGAGGCGCAGCCACCCCTGACCTCCGCCGACGACCGGCAGCTGAGCCTGAGCACCGCCGCGGCCCGCAATCTCGCGACGACCACCAAGTCCGTTCCCCAGATGCAGGGCATCAGCTCGCGCTGGCTGCTGCGCATGCTGCCCTGGGTGGACCTCGGAGCCGGCACCTATCGCGTCAACCGCCGCCTGACCCATGCCGTGGGGCGCGGCCGGGTCTCGTTCGTCCAGGCCGGCGCGGACGACGTACGCATCCTCGCCCCCACCCTCACTGAACTGCCCACCCTCAAGGGGTACGAGGACACGGCCGTCCTGGAGGAACTGGCCCTGCGCTTCGTCAAGCGCGACCTGCGCGCCGGCGACGGGCTCGTGGAGGCGGGAGCCCCCGTCGACGAGGTGTTCATCATCGCCCACGGCCGCTTCGAGAAGCGGGCCGAGGGCAAGTACGGCGGCGCCGAACTCCTCGGCGTCGTGGCCGACGGCGACCAGCTCGGCGACGACGCCCTCGGCCAGACCGACCCGCGTTGGGGGTACGGCGTACGGGCCTCGACCGCCGGGACCGTCATGGTGCTGCGCTGGAGCTCCTTCCAGGAGGTGCTCGGCCGCGCGGCGAGCCTGCGCACCCACCTGGACCAGTACGTGGAGAACGGCCGCAGGCCCGTCAACCGGCGCGGCGAGGCCGATATCGAGCTGGCCTCCGGCCACGCGGGCGAGGCCCTGCTGCCCGCCACCTTCGTCGACTACGAACTGCGGCCGCGCGAGTACGAACTGAGCCTCGCCCAAACCGTGTTGCAGATCCACACCCGGGTAGCCGACCTCTACAACGACCCGATGAACCAGTTCGAGCAGCAACTGCGCCTGACGGTGGAGGCGATGCGCGAACGACAGGAGTCCGAGCTCCTCAACAACCGCGACTTCGGGCTCCTGCACAACGCCGACTACGGACAGCGCATCAGCGCCTGGTCCGGCCCGCCCACCCCCGACGACATGGACGACCTGCTCAGCATGCGCCGCGGCACCAAGTTCTTCCTCGCGCACCCCAAGGCCATCGCCGCCTTCTTCCGCGAGTGCAACAAGCGCGGCCTCGCCCTGGACACCGTGGAGGTCCACGGCAAGCAGGTGCCGTCCTGGCGCGGCATCCCCGTGCTGCCCTGCGGCAAGATCCCCGTCGTCGGCGGCCACACCAGCTCCATCCTGGCCCTGCGCACCGGAGAGGACAACGGAGGCGTCATCGGCCTGCGCCCGGCCGCGATCCCCGAGCAGATCGAACCCGGCCTCAACGTCCGCTGCATGGGCATCGACCAGAAGTCGGTCATGTCCTACCTGGTCAGCTCCTACTACTCGGCGGCGATCCTCGTCCCCGACGCCATCGGAATCCTGGAGAACGCCGACATCGCCGCCACGCGCTCCTGA
- a CDS encoding terpene synthase family protein: MTVPQENISRQPFELPEFYLPHPARLNPHLEEARAHTRAWAAELGMLEGSGVWGPADLEAHDYALLCAYTHPECDGPMLSLVTDWYVWVFFFDDWFLERFKRSGDRAGGRDALERLAPFMPADPHAPVPEPANPVEAGLADLWRRTVPGHSADWIGRFTVSTRNLLHESLWELDNISIGRVSNPVEYVEQRRKVGGAPWSAGIVEHAVGVEVPPSVSEERALRVLRDCFADSVHFRNDLFSYEREIGKEGELSNGVLVLERFFGCTTQEAADQLNNMITSRLQQFESTFFTELPVLFAEKGLDPAGILAVLTYARGLQDWQSGGHEWHMRSSRYMNTRPGRTGTDLPGWLRGPTGLGTTGANIRALLGLTGGARRVRQHTNTPHPVGPSVIPQFYMPLRNELSPHLEGARERLIEWNREMGILDEGVWWEEKARGYDFALCSAGIDPGCTPEALDISAGWLSWGTYADDVYPLVFGTGRNLAAAKVQTARLRACMPLDLSAPPPPANAMERGLADLWRRTAAPMGPRGRELFREAMDRVLDSWHWELENQAANRVPDPVDYLEMRRVTFGSPMTIALARMAHMDVVPQEVYASSAMQSLEASAFDYSALENDVFSYQKEAEYEGELHNCLIVVENFFDCDYPAALRIVNDLMTARMKQFEHVVQNELPVMYEDFGLDAAARAALDRNAEELKRWMAAIHVWHLGTRRYREEDLERHHAHRPAAASGAVVPDPPGDGRRLPPAPHRAAWA; encoded by the coding sequence ATGACCGTTCCGCAGGAGAACATCTCCCGGCAGCCCTTCGAGCTGCCCGAGTTCTACCTCCCGCATCCCGCCCGGCTCAACCCCCACCTGGAGGAGGCCCGGGCCCACACCCGCGCGTGGGCCGCGGAGCTGGGGATGCTGGAAGGCTCGGGCGTGTGGGGCCCGGCCGACCTCGAGGCGCACGACTACGCGCTGTTGTGCGCCTACACCCACCCCGAGTGCGACGGCCCGATGCTCTCGCTGGTCACCGACTGGTACGTGTGGGTGTTCTTCTTCGACGACTGGTTCCTGGAACGCTTCAAGCGCTCCGGCGACCGGGCGGGCGGGCGGGACGCCCTGGAGCGGCTGGCGCCGTTCATGCCGGCCGACCCGCACGCGCCGGTGCCCGAGCCGGCCAACCCGGTGGAGGCGGGCCTCGCCGACCTGTGGCGCCGTACGGTGCCCGGCCACTCGGCGGACTGGATCGGACGCTTCACCGTCAGCACCCGCAACCTGCTCCACGAGTCGCTGTGGGAGCTCGACAACATCAGCATCGGCCGGGTCTCGAACCCGGTGGAGTACGTCGAACAGCGCCGCAAGGTGGGCGGCGCGCCCTGGTCGGCGGGGATCGTCGAGCACGCGGTGGGCGTGGAGGTGCCCCCTTCCGTCTCGGAGGAGCGGGCGCTGCGCGTCCTGCGCGACTGTTTCGCCGACTCGGTGCACTTCAGGAACGACCTGTTCTCCTACGAGCGGGAGATCGGGAAGGAGGGCGAGCTCAGCAACGGGGTGCTGGTCCTGGAGCGGTTCTTCGGCTGCACCACCCAGGAGGCCGCCGACCAGCTGAACAACATGATCACCTCGCGGCTCCAGCAGTTCGAGAGCACCTTCTTCACCGAACTGCCCGTGCTGTTCGCGGAGAAGGGCCTGGACCCGGCCGGGATCCTCGCCGTCCTCACCTACGCCCGCGGGCTCCAGGACTGGCAGTCCGGCGGCCACGAGTGGCACATGCGCTCCAGCCGGTACATGAACACCCGCCCCGGCCGGACCGGCACGGACCTCCCCGGGTGGCTGCGCGGCCCAACAGGGCTGGGGACCACCGGTGCCAACATCAGGGCGCTGCTGGGCCTGACCGGCGGCGCGCGGCGGGTCCGCCAGCACACCAACACCCCGCATCCGGTGGGCCCTTCGGTGATCCCCCAGTTCTACATGCCGCTGCGGAACGAGCTCAGTCCGCACCTGGAAGGCGCCCGGGAGCGGCTCATCGAGTGGAACCGCGAAATGGGCATCCTCGACGAGGGAGTCTGGTGGGAGGAGAAGGCGCGGGGCTACGACTTCGCGCTGTGCTCGGCGGGCATCGACCCGGGCTGCACCCCTGAGGCGCTGGACATCAGCGCGGGCTGGCTGAGCTGGGGCACGTACGCCGACGACGTCTATCCCCTGGTTTTCGGAACCGGCCGGAACCTGGCCGCCGCCAAGGTCCAGACGGCCCGGCTGCGCGCCTGCATGCCGCTGGACCTGTCCGCGCCGCCGCCCCCGGCCAATGCCATGGAGCGGGGGCTGGCCGACCTGTGGCGGCGCACGGCCGCGCCGATGGGACCGCGCGGCCGGGAGCTGTTCCGGGAGGCGATGGACCGGGTGCTGGACAGCTGGCACTGGGAGCTGGAGAACCAGGCGGCCAACCGGGTGCCGGACCCCGTCGACTACCTGGAGATGCGCCGGGTGACTTTCGGGTCGCCGATGACGATCGCGCTCGCGCGGATGGCGCACATGGACGTCGTCCCGCAGGAGGTCTACGCGAGCTCGGCCATGCAGTCGCTGGAGGCCTCGGCCTTCGACTACTCGGCCCTGGAGAACGACGTGTTCTCGTACCAGAAGGAGGCCGAGTACGAGGGTGAGCTGCACAACTGCCTGATCGTCGTGGAGAACTTCTTCGACTGCGACTATCCGGCCGCGCTGCGGATCGTGAACGATCTGATGACCGCGCGGATGAAGCAGTTCGAGCACGTGGTGCAGAACGAACTGCCCGTCATGTACGAGGACTTCGGGCTGGACGCGGCGGCCCGCGCGGCCCTGGACCGCAACGCCGAGGAGCTGAAGCGGTGGATGGCCGCCATCCATGTCTGGCACCTCGGGACACGGCGCTACCGGGAGGAGGATCTCGAGCGCCATCACGCGCACCGCCCGGCCGCGGCCTCGGGAGCGGTCGTCCCGGACCCGCCGGGCGATGGCCGTCGGTTGCCGCCGGCTCCGCACCGCGCGGCGTGGGCCTGA
- a CDS encoding family 2B encapsulin nanocompartment shell protein, whose protein sequence is MSVDPSAEASAEHLTAAARQSLSTEAARNLATTTKSAPQMQGISSRWLLRILPWVQTGGGTYRVNRTVSYTLGDGRITFVKTGSELRVIPAMLRELGMLRYFPDDQVVKAIADRFVKEEFRKGDVIVRRDEPVDKIYLIAHGRIERLSVGAYGDEASLGVLSDGDHFGHHPLPDARWEFTARAQTDVVTMTFNRGDWDAALNSSAALRRHAEAYLEAERVGRRGSDAVDLSAGHTGEVMLPGTYVDYDLSPREYELSVAQTVLRVHSRVADLYNQPMNQSEQQLRLTVEALKERQESELINNAEFGLLHNADYEQRIYARTGPPTPDDMDELLSRRRGSQYFLAHPRTIAAFGRECSRRGLYPDSVDFQGHRLPSWRGVPLLPCNKIPVTPERTSSILVLRTGEDNEGVVGLHPVALPDEYQPGLSVRFMNINEQAIISYLVTAYYSAAILVPDAVGVLENVEISRFDD, encoded by the coding sequence ATGTCCGTCGACCCCAGCGCCGAAGCGAGCGCCGAGCACCTGACCGCCGCAGCACGGCAGAGCCTGAGCACCGAGGCCGCCCGGAATCTGGCCACCACGACCAAGTCAGCCCCGCAGATGCAGGGGATCAGCTCGCGCTGGCTGCTGCGGATCCTGCCGTGGGTACAGACGGGCGGCGGCACGTACCGGGTCAACCGCACCGTCAGCTACACCCTCGGCGACGGGCGCATCACCTTCGTGAAGACCGGCTCCGAACTGCGGGTCATCCCGGCGATGCTGCGCGAGCTGGGCATGCTCCGGTACTTCCCCGACGACCAGGTGGTCAAGGCCATCGCCGACCGGTTCGTCAAGGAGGAGTTCCGCAAGGGCGACGTGATCGTCCGGCGCGATGAACCCGTCGACAAGATCTACCTCATCGCCCACGGACGCATCGAGCGGCTGAGCGTCGGCGCGTACGGGGACGAGGCCAGCCTGGGCGTGCTCAGCGACGGCGACCACTTCGGCCACCATCCGCTGCCCGACGCCCGCTGGGAGTTCACCGCCCGCGCCCAGACCGACGTGGTGACGATGACCTTCAACCGTGGCGACTGGGACGCGGCCCTGAACAGCTCCGCCGCGCTGCGCCGGCACGCGGAGGCCTATCTGGAGGCGGAGCGAGTCGGCCGCCGGGGCAGCGACGCCGTGGACCTGTCGGCCGGCCACACCGGCGAGGTGATGCTGCCCGGCACGTACGTCGACTACGACCTGAGCCCGCGCGAGTACGAGCTGAGCGTCGCGCAGACCGTGCTGCGCGTGCACTCCCGGGTCGCCGACCTCTACAACCAGCCCATGAACCAGTCCGAGCAGCAACTTCGCCTGACCGTCGAGGCATTGAAGGAGCGTCAGGAAAGCGAGCTGATCAACAACGCGGAGTTCGGGCTGCTGCACAACGCCGACTACGAGCAGCGGATCTATGCCCGCACCGGCCCGCCGACCCCCGACGACATGGACGAACTCCTCAGCCGCCGGCGCGGGTCGCAGTACTTCCTGGCCCATCCGCGCACCATCGCCGCCTTCGGCCGCGAATGCAGCCGGCGCGGCCTGTACCCGGACAGCGTGGACTTCCAGGGCCACCGGCTCCCGTCCTGGCGGGGGGTGCCGCTGCTGCCCTGCAACAAGATCCCGGTGACGCCGGAGCGGACCAGCTCGATCCTGGTCCTGCGTACGGGCGAGGACAACGAGGGGGTCGTCGGGCTGCATCCGGTGGCGCTGCCCGACGAGTACCAGCCGGGCCTGTCCGTCCGCTTCATGAACATCAACGAGCAGGCGATCATCTCCTACCTGGTCACGGCCTACTACTCGGCGGCGATCCTCGTGCCCGACGCCGTCGGGGTGCTGGAGAACGTAGAGATCTCCCGTTTCGACGACTGA
- a CDS encoding aminotransferase class V-fold PLP-dependent enzyme, translated as MTEPATPTAFPGGGALFRLDPAVSHLNHGSYGAVPVPVQEAQEALRAEAHADPDAFFNGVSDRLARARDRIAAQLGADPEGIAFISNATEGANLALDAIPLADGDEILVTDHGYGTVTAAAARRAPVTTVALDPRLPDEDAVREAVLAALTPRTKVALLDHVSSPTARLLAGPRLLADLAARGITTVVDGAHTPGTLAEPIAAGADFWFGNLHKWGYAPPGSALLAVAPAHRARVRALVPSWEDHRGFPRSVEYRATADYTGWLAAPEGLGLLDRLDAAKVRAHNSALAAYGADLLARLPGFTVLPHTPGLPMRSVLLPPGVAETQDAARAMREELAAKLRIRVLVWPRPGGGGLRVCGQVYNHPEEYERLAAALPAFLG; from the coding sequence GTGACCGAGCCCGCCACCCCGACCGCATTCCCCGGCGGCGGCGCCCTCTTCCGGCTGGACCCGGCCGTCAGCCACCTCAACCACGGCTCCTACGGAGCGGTCCCCGTCCCCGTCCAGGAAGCCCAGGAGGCGCTGCGTGCCGAGGCCCACGCCGACCCCGACGCCTTCTTCAACGGCGTCTCCGATCGGCTGGCCAGGGCCCGGGACCGGATCGCGGCCCAGCTCGGGGCGGATCCCGAGGGCATCGCCTTCATCTCCAACGCCACCGAGGGCGCCAACCTCGCGCTCGACGCCATCCCGCTCGCCGACGGCGACGAGATCCTGGTCACCGACCACGGCTACGGCACCGTGACCGCCGCGGCCGCCCGCCGCGCGCCCGTCACCACGGTGGCCCTGGACCCGCGCCTGCCCGACGAGGACGCCGTGCGCGAGGCCGTGCTGGCGGCGCTCACGCCCCGCACGAAGGTGGCCCTGCTCGACCACGTCAGCTCGCCGACCGCCCGCCTCCTCGCCGGCCCCCGGCTCCTCGCGGACCTCGCCGCGCGCGGGATCACCACCGTCGTCGACGGCGCCCACACCCCCGGCACGCTGGCCGAGCCGATCGCCGCCGGAGCCGACTTCTGGTTCGGGAACCTGCACAAGTGGGGCTACGCCCCGCCCGGCAGCGCGCTCCTCGCCGTGGCCCCCGCCCACCGGGCCCGCGTCAGGGCCCTGGTGCCCTCCTGGGAGGACCACCGCGGCTTCCCCCGCTCGGTCGAGTACCGGGCCACCGCCGACTACACCGGCTGGCTGGCCGCCCCCGAGGGCCTCGGCCTGCTCGACCGCCTCGACGCCGCCAAGGTACGGGCCCACAACAGTGCGCTCGCCGCCTACGGCGCGGATCTGCTCGCCCGGCTTCCCGGGTTCACCGTCCTCCCGCACACCCCGGGCCTCCCGATGCGCTCCGTCCTGCTGCCGCCCGGCGTCGCCGAGACCCAGGACGCCGCCCGGGCCATGCGCGAGGAACTCGCGGCGAAGCTCCGCATCCGGGTCCTGGTCTGGCCCCGGCCGGGCGGCGGCGGCCTGCGCGTCTGCGGGCAGGTCTACAACCACCCCGAGGAGTACGAGCGCCTCGCCGCGGCCCTGCCCGCGTTCCTGGGGTAA
- a CDS encoding glycoside hydrolase family 71 protein: protein MSHRRRSGFRGRRPLLTLLLSAFLLVGVCAAAGLAWDPFNATSAHGSPDPGISVPSAGPVGGSPSPGDPGPAAQQPAESPPPTEGAAAKGNPGGATDTGAARPAGALPFDMPQPAALRSGEAGKKLVFAHYFTPYPLSLDNARADGDYYTRNYLNPDGESGKHGKYGGLLRDRPLPVEPKTGDWEYANLQQEVRTARAAGIDGFTLDVLSLSGRNWDRCNLLMAAARSVDPAFKIMLMPDMTSLKTDDPGVLADAIATLGDAPAAHRLPDGRLVVSPFKAEEKSVAWWTEALEILRSRHGVRTAFVPLFLDFGAHSDAFAPISHGFSEWGSRSYVGQESNTRDVRRAHGLGKIWMQPVSVQDARPNQGIYDEAGNTATLRSTWTHAIEDGADWVQLTTWNDYSEGSQFAPSLHNGYAYLDLTSYYLTRFKTGGWPKIVRDTLYLTARTQFAAADPTGDQSLLMAPRKGTAAPRDTVEVLSFLAGPGVVRTAVGSAKDTHEAPAGVHSELLPLKAGTTSAAVVRGGKAGAEVRLPYPVDGTVEVQDLQYYAATSGRER, encoded by the coding sequence GTGTCGCACCGGCGCCGATCGGGGTTCCGCGGCCGCAGGCCGCTGCTGACCCTGCTGCTCTCCGCCTTCCTCCTCGTCGGGGTGTGCGCGGCCGCCGGCCTCGCCTGGGACCCCTTCAACGCGACCTCCGCGCACGGCAGTCCGGACCCGGGCATCAGCGTCCCGTCCGCCGGTCCGGTCGGCGGCAGCCCCTCGCCCGGCGACCCCGGACCGGCCGCCCAGCAGCCCGCCGAGAGCCCGCCGCCGACCGAGGGCGCGGCCGCCAAGGGCAACCCCGGGGGCGCGACGGACACCGGGGCGGCGCGCCCCGCCGGCGCCCTGCCCTTCGACATGCCCCAGCCGGCCGCCCTGCGCTCCGGCGAAGCAGGCAAGAAGCTGGTGTTCGCCCACTACTTCACCCCGTACCCGCTCTCCCTCGACAACGCGCGCGCGGACGGCGACTACTACACCCGCAACTACCTGAACCCGGACGGCGAGAGCGGCAAGCACGGGAAGTACGGCGGCCTGCTCCGCGACCGGCCGCTGCCCGTCGAACCCAAGACCGGCGACTGGGAGTACGCCAACCTCCAGCAGGAGGTGCGCACGGCCCGCGCGGCGGGCATCGACGGGTTCACCCTGGACGTGCTGTCCCTCTCCGGCCGGAACTGGGACCGCTGCAACCTGCTGATGGCGGCGGCCCGTTCGGTCGACCCGGCCTTCAAGATCATGCTGATGCCCGACATGACCTCGCTGAAGACCGACGACCCGGGCGTGCTCGCCGACGCGATCGCCACGCTCGGCGACGCCCCGGCCGCCCACCGGCTCCCCGACGGCCGGCTCGTCGTCTCCCCGTTCAAGGCGGAGGAGAAGAGCGTCGCGTGGTGGACCGAGGCCCTGGAGATCCTGCGGTCCAGACACGGCGTCCGCACCGCCTTCGTCCCGCTGTTCCTCGACTTCGGCGCCCACAGCGACGCGTTCGCCCCCATCAGCCACGGCTTCTCCGAGTGGGGCAGCCGCAGTTACGTCGGCCAGGAGAGCAACACCCGCGACGTCCGGCGGGCGCACGGCCTGGGCAAGATCTGGATGCAGCCCGTCTCGGTCCAGGACGCCCGCCCCAACCAGGGCATCTACGACGAGGCCGGCAACACCGCCACCCTGCGCTCCACCTGGACGCACGCCATCGAGGACGGGGCCGACTGGGTCCAGCTCACCACCTGGAACGACTACTCGGAGGGCAGCCAGTTCGCGCCCTCCCTGCACAACGGGTACGCCTATCTGGATCTGACCTCCTACTACCTCACCCGGTTCAAGACGGGCGGCTGGCCGAAGATCGTCCGGGACACGCTGTACCTCACCGCCCGCACCCAGTTCGCGGCCGCCGACCCGACGGGCGACCAGTCGCTGCTGATGGCGCCGCGCAAGGGCACCGCCGCGCCCAGGGACACGGTGGAGGTGCTCAGCTTCCTCGCCGGGCCCGGAGTCGTCCGTACGGCCGTCGGATCCGCGAAGGACACCCACGAGGCCCCCGCGGGCGTCCACTCCGAGCTGCTGCCGCTGAAGGCGGGCACCACCTCGGCGGCCGTGGTGCGGGGCGGGAAGGCCGGCGCGGAGGTGCGGCTGCCGTACCCGGTGGACGGCACGGTGGAGGTCCAGGACCTTCAGTACTACGCGGCGACCAGCGGGCGGGAACGGTAG
- a CDS encoding family 2 encapsulin nanocompartment cargo protein terpene cyclase, with protein sequence MDRAPAHAPGRPRVPAADPAEVLRRLLGGRSGLGASPPRTDPPPSTRTGTGTGTGTGTGTGTGTGTGPGIVIPPLYCPDAVRDDPALADVVNDRLVLWAAETGIYAGRLDALRACHFGRLMMLAHPDCDDPDRLLAAAKCGLSEWSVDDHWADEGEDADPGLLGLRTALAHAVVDPVRLPAGYERQFEERVAAEPVLRAFRSSLEHLAEFASPTQVTRLRYQLAVMFVGYNHEAEWRMSGRRPPVWEYLVHRYENGFFPCMVLTDPLGGYEVPAPEFADARVRRTYMYAGVATCLLNDLYSMAREDGADTNLPDLIAAEEHCSLQEAVNRTAAIHDDVMHTVEAESAALAALGSPALGRFLEGVWNWMGGAKEWHATSPRYHGPA encoded by the coding sequence ATGGACCGCGCCCCCGCCCACGCCCCGGGCCGTCCACGCGTGCCCGCCGCCGATCCGGCGGAGGTCCTGCGCCGGCTGCTCGGCGGCCGCAGCGGCCTGGGCGCCTCGCCCCCGCGCACCGATCCCCCCCCGAGCACGCGCACCGGCACGGGCACCGGCACGGGCACCGGCACGGGCACCGGCACCGGCACCGGCACCGGCCCGGGAATCGTCATCCCCCCGCTGTACTGCCCCGACGCCGTCCGGGACGACCCGGCGCTGGCCGATGTCGTCAACGACCGGCTCGTCCTGTGGGCGGCCGAGACCGGGATCTACGCGGGCCGCCTGGACGCGCTGCGCGCCTGCCACTTCGGCCGCCTGATGATGCTCGCGCACCCGGACTGCGACGACCCAGACCGGCTGCTGGCGGCCGCCAAATGCGGGCTCTCCGAGTGGTCCGTGGACGATCACTGGGCCGACGAGGGCGAGGACGCCGACCCCGGGCTGCTCGGCCTGCGCACGGCGCTCGCGCACGCCGTGGTCGACCCGGTGCGCCTGCCGGCGGGCTACGAGCGGCAGTTCGAGGAGCGGGTGGCGGCCGAGCCGGTGCTGCGCGCCTTCCGTTCCAGCCTCGAGCACCTCGCCGAGTTCGCCTCCCCGACCCAGGTGACCCGCCTGCGCTACCAGCTGGCCGTGATGTTCGTCGGGTACAACCACGAGGCCGAGTGGCGGATGTCCGGCCGTCGGCCGCCGGTCTGGGAGTACCTGGTTCACCGGTACGAGAACGGCTTCTTCCCCTGCATGGTGCTGACCGATCCGCTCGGCGGCTACGAGGTGCCCGCGCCGGAGTTCGCGGACGCCCGGGTCCGGCGTACGTACATGTATGCGGGGGTGGCCACCTGCCTGCTCAACGACCTCTATTCGATGGCCCGGGAGGATGGCGCCGACACCAACCTCCCCGACCTGATCGCGGCCGAGGAGCACTGCTCCCTCCAGGAGGCGGTGAACCGCACGGCGGCGATCCACGACGACGTGATGCACACGGTCGAGGCGGAGTCGGCGGCCCTGGCCGCCCTCGGCTCACCCGCGTTGGGCCGCTTCCTGGAGGGGGTCTGGAACTGGATGGGCGGAGCGAAGGAGTGGCACGCCACGAGCCCCCGCTACCACGGACCGGCCTGA